In Labrus bergylta chromosome 5, fLabBer1.1, whole genome shotgun sequence, the genomic window gagtaTTAAGAAGTTAGTGATATCATCTTGTTTCGAGTTAGCTGAAGTTCATTGAGGTTACCCAAGTTCATGTAAGTCCTGGCCGCTGCAATCAAGCCAATTGAAATTTTGCCTTCTTACTAATGAATAACATTAGGTATTAATTCTTAACTACTACCTGGTCAGTATTAGCTCAACGTCACCTGTTGAAAAGTACCCTGTGTTTTCATGCTATAAACAGATCAAAGCTTTTGTTTGTCTGCAAGCCTTGCTGACTATAAGGATATGgtgttaaaaagacaaaaaactacTGATTTTGTAATTACTGGAATATATTGATGgttgcattaacatattttgaataaattgtatattttgAGAATTTTATATTGTCTCCTCTGAGTTAGTAAATAATTTTTGTTTGCAGGTTTGATGAATTTGTTACAATAAGACTATACTCTGCATGCTTTAACATAATTCAGAAATTCTTGTAATTAAGTTTGATTGTTTAAACGCTTGATTTTTTACTCTTTATTGGATAAAACAGAGATTGGATTAAACAAGTGGACGCAGCCTTCTGGTGAAGAAAGATGATGCTAATATGGACGTGTCTTAAACCTGCAATCACTCTAATGACCAGTAGGGGGGCGACTCATTTTGGTTGCAAAAAGAAGTCCAAGAAAGTCAGAAAGAGGCTCCTTCTTGAATGATTGGCGTACATCATATACCATTCAAATCTTGCTCCCaggggcgattctagagtctgttggggccctccaaccagcgttaatgaccatcatgtctgccagccaacgcttactcctctatcttttttcctgtttcttttttccgtCTCCTACCGACAtctaattcctcttcatttttctttgttgactttcattgacaaactggttttcacagcaataatacATGCAAAgtttagcagggcaacaagagtaagtgctgtcaaatggggcccccttagggaggtttccttcTGTCATtacaaaatttgcacattttaggcCACTGCTTGGGTTTAAGTTGGTGatccctcaggggccccctactggtctggggccccaagcagttgactgccttgcctgttgacaagcagcgcctctgattgCTCCCCCCCTATTGCGTACGAAGAAATAATTTAGTGCTTTAATTTTCTTGATGACCTTGGTGTCCATCTGTCCTCCAAACAAGGACAGGAGGTCAAGAGAAGATAcagtacagaaaaaaatgatgagATGAGCACAACAATGAGTTCCAgtccaatgtttttttctttgcataatTCAGCCGGTTTGTTATTTAAACTAAGGAAAAAGGGTACCAAAGAGTTAACATGAGCATCATCAGCAGCCATATGAAGGTCGCTTACGTTTTATTTCACCCGGAGATGTCTGCTTTCTCTGTCCTACATCTACAGTTCCTCTCTGTTCTGAAAGGCAGAGGCTAGACCGTCCTTCAACACACAGCTGTCAGGGTCTTGGCCCGGCATCAATTGCTTCCTTCAAtgattctctgtttttatttcctgctgctctctctttctgaacTCCTTCCTCTCATTCACTGTCTGCAGGGTCAGTGAGGtcagtgtttttcttcaggCTGCCCAGCGGTCATTGCTCAGATGAAAGCAGTTGGGTTAGAGAGACAAGGAAAGAAGACAGTCTTGTAAAAGTAGGATGTTTCACAAAGTTGATTCTGAGCTACATTTTGGGGACATTTGGACctgacttttcctttttctaacTTTGTTAAAATACTGTACTCCCTCTGCTTTCACATTCTTCTCAGGGAAAATCAGAAGCCACTGGCTGTTTGCTCAGTCTCTTCAATCTTCTCTTtcattgctgtttgttttatggGGCTGACCATTTGGCTCTGATATAGTTGCCTGTCTTTTATGGAGAAACTTATCAGTACTCAAATAACCCAGCACTTTCATAAAACAGCTTGCCCAAACTATTTGTTGACACAGAGATTAAAAGAACACACCAAGAGTACAATCATGACCTAACTCAACAAACATCTACATTAGGTTACTGTTTCGTGTCTCAGCTTCATGAGCAAACTTAAGGAGTAACCCCTCTTTAATGTGAATCCCCCTCTGTGCACGGTCAGGATGTCTAAAGCATatagacagagaggaggacaaaaGAGCTGAAAGCACATGATCAGGCCTGCATCAACCTCCTCTGCATAGCCTGACTTTACTATTGTGCCAGAGCTACACTGAGTGTAGGCCAGCTGGCTCTGGTCCCAGTCCTTCAGTCCTCTTCAGTGAAGGGTGAAGTGGACCAGTGCCAGGGagaacatacagacacaaactgaCCACcatgcaaaacacaaaaatggaGGGATGCTGATGGGAGGCAATGAGGAGCAgtcagggggagagaggaggataaAGTAGGAAAATGAACCAGTGCCAGGAGTTTTTTTAGAcagtgatggagggatggaaGGCAGGGGGTGAAAAAAAGACGGCATGCAAATGAAGGCAGGATGGCGGGACTGAAAGCATTGCGTTGTAAAGAAGCCACAGCTATTGACTATCTTGCCAGCGTGTCTGAAGACGAATAGAAAAGCTGCTCAATAGAGTGGACAGATGGAGGGATGGCTCAGTGGGTCAGAACCTGTGCCCGGTTCCCAGGATCTGCTGGACTTAACAAAGCGTCAGTGTCCTGTTTGACCTGAATTTAAGACGTGTGAGAGGGGCGAGTCAATGTCTGTCTGTCCTAACTGTGATAAAAGTATATCCACTGGATAATTTCCATTCAGACAAGTGATTTACTTACTCTAACGTCAGTTCAACAGCTACTGACATTTTGACTGAATGCTGAGGAATGTATTCAAAGTGTTATCAAATGTTAGTTATTTTAAGCGACACAAGTGGCAAGGCAACAGAAGTATAGTTCTTGTAGCAGCTAAACAATTCAGTGCTTGTTTAGTGCAGATACAAGTTTAAATTTACATCAAGATTGCACAaaattccccccaaaaaatggtATCAGGGACTAGTGTGCAAAGGGTCTCAAAGTATCAATTAGCACtatgatgtgtttgttgttatattttggccACAAGAGTACATTACCACTACCTCaaaaacatagttcatttatttatagtatagtttatttatgtattattatatatgattatatttataaatgtatttttttcagatattcattttaatgtaaTGCTTCTTTTCAGTGTTCAGACGGTTAAAGTGTTAAGATATGATACGTTTTATCGCGTGATCCAGATGTTGTAAAGTCAATGAGTAATCATTTTTGATAATCGTGATCTCACTATCGATCAAAATAATCATGATAATGATTTTTGCCAAAATGGAGCAGCCCTACTGTAGTTAAATGTATTCTTATAGTCTTGATCTatagaaatacatttcaaatttgTCATCTGGCTGAGAATACAGTATTTACTCGACAGATTCTGATTAAAGTTGCACAATATGTTGGATTATCGTAACATAACTTAACCTACCTAGTAAGAATTATCTTTCAAAATATGTaagaaattatgtttttgtgatttttttaactcAGTTTAAGTTTTTCCACGAAGGGAAAATTTCCACTTAGTTTCAATAACTTCATTCTCCCCTATAAAGAAGCGTAACATTCTGGGAAAGGGAGAAGCCACTTTAAAGGTACACCTGATGGAGTCACCACAGGCACCAACTGGCCCTGACTCtaaacaattacattttgaacaaaCATAGATTAAAAGTTGTGTGGACAAACCTGAGAAACTGGTTTTCTGAGTATGACACCAGGGCTGTGACACTTCCTTTTTTCCTGCAACGGTCAACGGCCAACCCATGTCGACCTGTAAAATGTGCTAAATACATAACCgacgctgtgtgtgtggttctcaggatgtcttcctctctctgcatcatTCACTCTTAGCTACACGGCCTGCTGCTGAGTCAGGGTGCAGCTGATCCTGATACGTCACACTACCACAACTAACAGCAGTTAAAGACCTGATGGAAAATAACACCTGAAACATACTTCAACCTCTATAATTAACATACTTAGATGTTACTGCTAATACACATACTTTTAacattattactgacattgtagctttaaattatccattgttgttgttgctgctttgtTTGTCCTTATCCTTCTTCccgcatctccctctatccaaTTTTTCAAGCCCATGCAGCACAGTTTggcagacggctgttcatcatgaatctggttctgctcgaggtttctgcctcttaaaagttttttcttgccactgtcaCTTTGCCAGATGTTGCtttgtgctcatgatggattaatgtttggTCCTTATAtggataatataacaaagagtaaggtcttttacctgctttttttgtaacatcatataacaaagagtaaggacTTACATGTCCTTactctttttttgtaaagtgtcttgagataacatttgttatgaattggccctataaaaataaagactgattgactgattgattaaaaactgatgagtcaAAGATCAACATGATGTTAAAGTTGTCATGAACATACTGTGTATGTACGCTGCGGCTGTGAGGGACAATAAGGAACTCAGGAATATTTCAGGGACAGGTTGtcaattttcaggagtgcatgtgtgaaaacagctgaggTGATGGAATCTGTCAGCCAACAGCCTGTCAACACAACACTTCTGTGATGACAACTGTTCTCCATGTTACAGCTGTGTTTCTGctactttaaaatcaaaactttactgaatggaaatgtgttttcaatatAGTGGGCCAACCCTTTTAGAATCTCTATGATCCAGCATAATAGCATATATCACAAGCAAATGTCCAACAGCTTTACAGCTCACTATGAGCGAGTAACCACCAAGTGCAGCATGCAGCTAAATGtagtagaaaaagaaaactctaGGTTACATGGCCTACTTCTGACACCTGGTAGAGTCAACAGACAAAAAGCAGTTCAACCGAGAATCATTATCAATCACAAGTTGTTGaatgttcatattttttgacaaaataaatgtatagaaAAACTGGTACATGATTTTTACCGTCTCGTGAAACCAACATTTGTACAATTGCTTTTTTCAAGAGCTTTTCAGTTACTATATAATATGTTTAAACGgaacatgttaatatgttttgaAGCATGATTTAATAATTCAATGTTAACACCTGAAACACTTTCAAATGTAAGACTGATTTGGCTAACTTTGACCAAGAAGTCTAAATGTTTGACTCcattttctttccctttgtAGAAGGGGTTTCACATGACAAGCaacagaagagcaaacacaacaaaacagagagacacGCAGAGAGCACAGACTGCTGCCAAGGCCTTGGTCCTGGCATTGACCAAGAGGCAAGTTCTGTGGTTGAAatatgaagctgatgctgaagtgcaaaatcctgcagtttgttgagtgtccacttAAGGCTGGTTGCAAAAGCACCGGAAGTCACagacacacccattcaaaaaagcctatTTTTACAGTAGAAAGGAGCATGTTTACAGTATAGTACAAAAAAGGAcattggtctgattagctcatgcctcgatcagcacacactgtacggggggtgatttttttttgataacccatctgttttgattttatgaaagaGAACAGTTGTTTACAATAAGGTAGCTAGCTGATACTCTAACCATTTGTCAAGAGGCTTGGTGACCACCATTAATGGAAGAAAGGCCTCTGCAGTGACATATGGGTGACGTCAGTCAGGCGTTGTCCATTAATGATTACTGTCTATTGTTTTGACTCAGGATCTGCTCCAACATGAATGTGTTCTTCTCTGGTTCATGCCTTTTCATGAATATTGGATTGTACCTGAATTTGTTCCAATTATTTTTTATGATGGACTTTGCTGCCTTTAGTTGCTATAATATATTCACAGACAACATTCAactattttaaaacattcactttTAGTATCTCCCCCAGTGGTAGAGTAATGTTTAATTCTGAACTAAGaaaattagttttttaaatcaaaaccaaaAATATAAACAGGGATTAAACCGAGCAGCTATTTCAAATCAGCCCACATGGTGATCTTTACTGTGTAAATGTCAGAgtctctgctgctgtgctgactgtgggacattttttttgtggcttCCTGCCAAACATCCACCCTCGTCTTTATCTCACATCTCCTAACTCTTActgctctcttctctctctgacGTCTTACCCTGACTGTGTTTATAGTCACGAACTGGCTCAAAGTCAGTGACAACAAAGGGTATCACACGTGAAACCAGGTTTAAAGGAACTTTATTTATTGTGAACTAAAGTTAAAACATTCACAATCATGCAAGTTGGATAAATCAGCCATGCGTGCAATGTATGGATTAGTGTAGTGTTGTGACCACTGGAGACCACATGCAAGATGCCAGGACCCATAATATGCTATTTTTCACTGCTGTTGCTGGTCACTGTAGCTCCACCCCCTCTAAATTTCAAATGCACCCTAAGTCATTTTGATCTAGAACCGGGCCTGGAGCGAGGAGAGAGATATGTTAAAGTGGAAGCCACATAAATAAGATGAGGCGTGATTAACTCAGGTGTACACACTTTTCTGATGTCTTTCCTGCCTCTGCCTATTGGCTGCTGAACcagaaagttaaacaaaacCAACCACTTACAGCCAGAGAGGTCCAGGAAGTCACATTATGCATTTCTGTACATGAGGAAAAGATGTAAATGTCAATGAAAAGAATTACTCTTGTGCATCTGAAAGCAGATCATGTTCATCACATGTTGCCAAAACaaccacagactttttttgagGTGAGGGAATGCTGAGCTGTGAGTTTTGAGGAATGTTGCTGCTCGCTCTCATattgaggaggagaaggaacaAAATTTCCCATCTTGTGTTTTCCAACCACTTCCTTTTTGAGGTAGGCTTTTGTTAACTCGTCTGTCTGGTTTTCTACACTAAATATGCTCATGatatttatataaaacacacaaagaagaaaatatgcATAACTACACAAGTACAGAACCTGAGTACACTTTTATAAACAGTGCTTGACTTCTTCCATTTTATGCTATTCTACATCCAGCTTCATTACCCAGATAAAGTTATTTTGTAAAATCagattttacaaataaaataaagattaactCATTATAATGCTAAAATTTTCAATTAATTATTCAACAGTATTTTGACATATTTAAATTAGTTCAACTGCAGGCAGCTTGACCTGAGAATGCAACAGTAATGCCTTGTTAATGTATTATAGTGGTTTCAGAGCACTTTTAActactttataaaaacatttgaggtACATCTTACTTTTTTGAGAACAGTGCTACAACTTCCGAACATTTGTCATGTGTTCGTACTTCTTCTGAGTTATTATCTCAACAGCTCTTTAACTAGTAGAACTTTGAAATCAACAAgtaatgcaataaataatgcatGCTACACAGTTGCAATGTATTTGACCTTGGCATATGGTCAGTTAAAGTTCAAAACTTTTGGATATCGTTTCTTTCTGTTGGTTGTTCAGGCTTATCTCCTCACAACACACAGTAACATCCAACGAAACACCGGCCAACAAAGGAAAACTATTCTGTTCTCTACTGTGCATTGCATGAAGCACTGGCAATTGGGTTGATGATTTGACTTGTTTGTCGCCATTGCTGCCAAGTGCTTACTCATTAGTGGATAAATATTGGTCCTaaaatatacagtacaaaataatGAACGGTCTAGGCTTGCTTGTTATAAAAGTATCATGGGATTTCTAAGTGATTTGAGGCTGTAGCCTAATTGACAATAGAGTGACTGTTGACATGCATTAACCGGGATAGGTTACAGGCTTTGAGTGATGCCCTGTGATATAACTCAATTGTGGTGTTTAACACGGTTACACCTTTAAAtcccccctccctttctctttctcagtCATACTATCTGCGGTTGCGCGTCAGTCCTCATTGGCTGTCGGTGATAATCGGTCAACAAACGGAGCGTAGGGAGGCAGGAGGGCACAGTGCAGCATGTTTACAGCTTACACACGCAACTAGCTGTCCTCTGCGATTACAAGCGTTATAAGAGTTTGTTTTTCCGGAGACGCCAAACTCTTCCCAGGACGGCTGAAGACGATGTTTCTGTGCCGCACGGGGAGGCTGTCTGCGGCAGCTTTCAAGTCCGCGGGCTCGTCTCTGGTGCGAGTCAAAGCACACAGGCTTGGGGACGACACTTTGACGTTACGCAAGGGCCACACGGTCTACCGGTGTTTCTGCCTACCAGCCAAGGGTGTCTTTTCAACTCCTGTGCGTTTGGCGAAACAGAAACCTGACACGCAACCAGCCCAGAAATGGCACACGCAGGCTGGTCTCGTAATCACGGACTGGGCTCACTCGGACCGGGTTTCTGCTATAGCTGTGACTCTTTCGAGAAGCGCGCAAAGTGAAGGCGGTTTTTCAGATACTATCAGGCACCCGGACAGGCGCTGCAGCGGCAGAGGAGAGCCCGCGGGGAATGGTTTGTTTACAGGTAACTGGAGGGTTTCAAACGGGACCATGCAGACCAGATCCTTGTCCACCGCCGCGGCCACGAAGAAGACGAGCAGCGCCGGAGAGGAGCAGACGGGTGACAACAACAAAGGGGTAATTTATTGCTAATTTACTCAGTTTGAGTGTTTGTTTAACCC contains:
- the fam210b gene encoding protein FAM210B, mitochondrial, which encodes MFLCRTGRLSAAAFKSAGSSLVRVKAHRLGDDTLTLRKGHTVYRCFCLPAKGVFSTPVRLAKQKPDTQPAQKWHTQAGLVITDWAHSDRVSAIAVTLSRSAQSEGGFSDTIRHPDRRCSGRGEPAGNGLFTGNWRVSNGTMQTRSLSTAAATKKTSSAGEEQTGDNNKGEEQNLKDVSSAASSTVKTTEEPEPEGGKPTKAQQLKKVFKEYGAVGVSFHITISLMSLGMFYLLISSGIDMAALLCKVGFSEAIVRSKMAAGTSTFVLAYAVHKLFAPVRMSVTLVCVPLIVRYFRKTGLFKPPTPAP